The following proteins are co-located in the Prionailurus viverrinus isolate Anna chromosome A1, UM_Priviv_1.0, whole genome shotgun sequence genome:
- the LOC125164031 gene encoding putative olfactory receptor 2W6 — MERNNESSGNFILLGFSDQPKLGMVLFFTNMVFYFLAIMGNSSIIFLSLVDPRLHTPMYFFLCNLSLLDLCYTSSSIPQMLVNLWGPQKTITYIGCVIQLFAFLSVGGIECILLSVMAYDRFVAVCKPLHYMTIMHPQLCLRLAACAWLTGIANSILMSPLTMSLERCGHHHINHFVCEMPAIIRISCVDTRHVEGLAFFLAIPIVLVPLTIILISYGYIVATVLRIQSAAGKRKAFNTCSSHMIVVSLFYSTIIYMYMQPGNVASQDQGKFLTLFYCLVTPTLNPFIYTLRNKDVKGAMWKVLGKDYSLSDARGH; from the coding sequence ATGGAAAGAAATAATGAGAGCTCTGGAAACTTCATTCTGCTTGGGTTCTCTGACCAGCCAAAGCTGGGGATGGTCTTGTTTTTCACTAACATGGTGTTTTACTTTCTGGCTATCATGGGCAACTCGTCCATCATCTTCCTGTCCCTGGTGGACCCTCGACTGCACACACCTATGTACTTCTTCCTCTGCAACCTGTCACTCCTGGATCTCTGTTACACCTCTAGCAGCATTCCTCAGATGTTGGTCAACCTCTGGGGCCCACAAAAGACCATCACTTATATTGGTTGTGTCATACAACTCTTTGCGTTCCTGTCTGTGGGTGGCATTGAATGCATTCTTCTTTCTgtcatggcctatgaccgctttGTGGCTGTTTGCAAGCCTCTTCACTACATGACCATCATGCACCCACAGCTGTGCCTGCGACTGGCAGCCTGTGCCTGGCTCACTGGGATTGCCAATTCCATCCTCATGTCCCCACTGACAATGTCCCTGGAGCGGTGTGGTCACCATCACATCAACCACTTTGTGTGTGAGATGCCAGCCATCATCCGCATTTCCTGCGTGGACACTAGGCATGTTGAAGGCCTGGCTTTCTTCTTGGCCATCCCCATTGTCCTGGTGCCCCTCACCATAATACTGATTTCCTATGGCTATATTGTAGCCACGGTTCTGCGGATCCAGTCTGCAGCTGGGAAGCGCAAGGCCTTCAACACCTGCTCTTCCCACATGATTGTAGTGTCTCTCTTCTATAGCACTATAATCTACATGTACATGCAGCCTGGGAATGTGGCAAGCCAGGACCAGGGCAAGTTCCTAACCCTCTTCTACTGTCTGGTGACCCCCACTCTGAATCCTTTCATCTACACACTGAGAAACAAAGATGTGAAGGGAGCCATGTGGAAGGTTCTTGGGAAGGACTACAGCCTGTCGGATGCAAGAGGGCACTGA